AAGAGGCACCGAAAAGGGCGAGCCAATATGATGATCTTTGGAACTTGGATGTAAGAAATAAACCTAGAGCAGTCCCAAAAAAGAGGAAAAAGAAGTTTCCTCCACAGCCGGAAAAAGATATTCTGCTATTCATTGAACAATACAGCAGCGAGCTTGAAGACTGGCAACGTGATATCCTGACCATGATGCGCGAGGAAATGCTCTACTTCTGGCCGCAAATGGAAACAAAAATCATGAACGAAGGCTGGGCTTCCTACTGGCATCAACGTATCCTGCGTGAATTGGATCTGACAAGCGATGAGGCATTGGAGTATGCAAAATTGAACGCTGGAGTTGTGCAACCTTCCAAGACTAGCATCAATCCATATTACTTGGGTATCAAAATTTTTGAAGATATCGAGGAACGCTACGACAATCCATCCGAGGCAATGAAACGGGATGGTGTGAAGCCTGGCTCAGGTAGGGAAAAAATGTTCGAAGTAAGGGAAGTGGAATCTGATATTTCCTTCCTGCGCAACTATTTGAATAAGGACCTCGTCATGCGGGAGGATATGTATCTGTTCCAGAAGCAAGGCAAAGACTATAAGATAGTCGATAAAGCCTGGGAAGGGGTCCGCGATCAGCTGGTGAATATGAGGGTAAACGGTGGTTTCCCATATATTACGGTAAATGATGGAGACTATCTAAGAGCAGGCGAGCTATACTTGAAACATTGGTATGAGGGAATTGAACTGGACCTTAAATACCTGGAGAAAGTGATGCCGTATATTTTTCAAATTTGGGGGCGTCCTGTCCACATGGAATCGATGATCGAGACGAAAAATGTGCTGTTTACCTATGACGGAAAGAGCGTTCATCGGAAGTATATATAAAAAACCTTGAGGGGTTCGGTTCCCTCAAGGTTTTTTATATAATTCCGAGGTGTAAAAATCATCATCGGTCATTACATATTTATGAACTTGTTCCAATGCCGAATGCAGGACAGGTGACAAAGAATTGCAGGAGTATGCGCAAACTGAAAGCATGCCTTCTCTAACAACAAAGTCATCTGAAGTAATTTCGTATTCCCTAAGCTGCTCAGCATCCGGCTCGTCTGATGCCCACTCTACATGAGCCCAGGTACGGATGGAGCGATTGTCTTTTTTCAATATAGTAACATCTTTTTCGAAATGCCCCAATATTGTCTTGGTATTAAAATCTCCACCTGAAAAATAATAATCAAAATTATTGACGATTCTTATGGCGGATTGCTGATCTTCGCTGTATCGCTGCTTTATTGTATCTTTTATTTTTGGGAGGTTTTTCATACTTTCAATAATAAGTATATTTTCTTTATTGTTAATGCCTGAGTCTATAAATGATAGTAAATGGTCTAGATAGACGTCTATCTCTTTAAAACGATAGTAGACATGCCCTTCCGTGATACTCTCTAGGTTTTGGGGGGTAAAAGCAGGAATTGGTCTCACCTCTAAATACGTATTTTGATCTCAACCAAAACAAACAGAATACTTATTGCTTATTCTAGAAGATATCCAGTTCATTATAACATGAACAACAATTATAAGTATTTTAATTGACTGCTACACCAATACCCACAGCAAAAGCGATATCGGGGTTAATCAGGATGGAGATATTGTTGATTGATTTTGACTGATAGTGATTATTTTTGATTGATAATGATTGATTTTTGTAAGAGCTTACATTACAATGAAAATACATATTAACGAACCAGGAGAAGGTGATTTGCATGTTAACACCAGAAAGACAGCAGAAAATACTTGAATTAGTTCAAAAACAAGATGTAGTGAAGCTTCAGGACTTTGTGGATGCAACAGGCGCATCGGAATCAACCATACGTAGAGATCTAAGTCAGCTTGAAGAAGCGAACAAATTGAAAAGGGTGCATGGGGGAGCTGCAAAAGTTTATCAAAAGACGGAGGAGCGAAGCATACTTGAAAAGGCTTCCATAAACCTTCATGAAAAAAAACAGATAGCCAAAAAGGCTGCAGAGCTTGTGAAAGATGGAGATTGCATTTTCCTTGACGCCGGAACAACTACTTTTCAAATGATTCCATACCTTGAAAACAAGCAGGTTACCGTTGTCACCAATGGTTTTGCACATATTCAATCATTGATGGAAAGAGGAGTCACCACTTATATCGTGGGTGGATTCATGAAGAATAAGACGGGGGCCATCATCGGGAGTAAAGCTAACCAGTCTTTACTTGACTATAATTTCGATAAAGCATTTATTGGAGCTAACGGTGTCCATTTAAAAAGTGGTTATACGACTCCAGACCCAGAGGAAGCAAGTGTGAAAAGTCTGGCAATCAAGCTTGCCAACGAAGCTTTTATACTTGCCGACTCCTCCAAAATCAAAGAAGTGACTTTTGCAAAAATTGCACCGCTTCATTCGGCTGCACTTTTAATAGATCATTTGGATGAGTCGATTGCAGCTGCATATAGAGAAAGTACAATCGTGATAGAGGTGATGTCATGATTTATACAATTACATTGAATCCTTCCATAGATTATGTGATGGAAGTGGAGTCGTTTCAAGAAGGGACCGTAAACCGGGCAAGCGAAACAAGATATTACCCTGGAGGTAAAGGGATCAATGTTTCGAGGGTATTGAAAAGACTTGGGGCAGATACAATAGCACTCGGCTATGCGGCAGGCTTTACCGGGAATTTTATTAAAGAAAAGCTGATAGAGGAACAAGTGGCGGTCAGGCTTCTGGAAGTTGATGGGCATTCCCGTATAAATGTGAAGCTAAAGGCGGTTAAGGAAACGGAGATCAACGGGACCGGCCCGTTGGTAGATGATGATGCGGTAAAGAGATTGCTTCAGCAGCTAAACCATCTTACCAGTGAGGATATTGTTGTGCTGGCAGGAAGCGTGCCTGGCACAGTGCCCTCCAACATTTATGAAACTCTAATTCTGAAGTGTCAGGAGCACGATGCTAAAGTGGTGCTTGATACTGGAGGATCA
This window of the Sutcliffiella horikoshii genome carries:
- a CDS encoding SpoVR family protein, yielding MRANDEKALFHAIDEITEIAKGFGLDFYPMRYEICPADIIYTFGAYGMPTRFSHWSFGKQFHKMKLHYDLGLSKIYELVINSNPCYAFLLDTNSLIQNKLIVAHVLAHCDFFKNNCRFQNTNRDMVESMAATAERIKQYEQDYGKGEVEDFLNAVLAIQEHIDPSLVRSKLAWSMEDMEEEEEAPKRASQYDDLWNLDVRNKPRAVPKKRKKKFPPQPEKDILLFIEQYSSELEDWQRDILTMMREEMLYFWPQMETKIMNEGWASYWHQRILRELDLTSDEALEYAKLNAGVVQPSKTSINPYYLGIKIFEDIEERYDNPSEAMKRDGVKPGSGREKMFEVREVESDISFLRNYLNKDLVMREDMYLFQKQGKDYKIVDKAWEGVRDQLVNMRVNGGFPYITVNDGDYLRAGELYLKHWYEGIELDLKYLEKVMPYIFQIWGRPVHMESMIETKNVLFTYDGKSVHRKYI
- a CDS encoding MEDS domain-containing protein, yielding MRPIPAFTPQNLESITEGHVYYRFKEIDVYLDHLLSFIDSGINNKENILIIESMKNLPKIKDTIKQRYSEDQQSAIRIVNNFDYYFSGGDFNTKTILGHFEKDVTILKKDNRSIRTWAHVEWASDEPDAEQLREYEITSDDFVVREGMLSVCAYSCNSLSPVLHSALEQVHKYVMTDDDFYTSELYKKP
- a CDS encoding DeoR/GlpR family DNA-binding transcription regulator, translating into MLTPERQQKILELVQKQDVVKLQDFVDATGASESTIRRDLSQLEEANKLKRVHGGAAKVYQKTEERSILEKASINLHEKKQIAKKAAELVKDGDCIFLDAGTTTFQMIPYLENKQVTVVTNGFAHIQSLMERGVTTYIVGGFMKNKTGAIIGSKANQSLLDYNFDKAFIGANGVHLKSGYTTPDPEEASVKSLAIKLANEAFILADSSKIKEVTFAKIAPLHSAALLIDHLDESIAAAYRESTIVIEVMS
- the pfkB gene encoding 1-phosphofructokinase, whose amino-acid sequence is MIYTITLNPSIDYVMEVESFQEGTVNRASETRYYPGGKGINVSRVLKRLGADTIALGYAAGFTGNFIKEKLIEEQVAVRLLEVDGHSRINVKLKAVKETEINGTGPLVDDDAVKRLLQQLNHLTSEDIVVLAGSVPGTVPSNIYETLILKCQEHDAKVVLDTGGSTLKALLSYKPFFIKPNHHELGDLFSINIQSIDDVIHYAGKIHEQGVQNVVVSMAGEGAILYTESGVYFAKAPKGEVRNSVGAGDSLVAGFLAGFVNSNNIEEALRYGIASGSATAFSYDLCQKVDVNHLLEQVHLEKL